The DNA region AGACACGGAGTCTTTACACTCAGCCTTGCAAATCGAAGACCCTGAGTTCCAGGTTGCCATTCTTGTTTTGTGTTTCGTTGTcgttctttttcctttcctccttTCTTCTCTGCATCTACCGTCCGGCACCTGATCTGCAACCTAACCTGCAGGCAAGCTTCACCTCTAGCCTGATCCTACTCACCTCTGCCGCAGCcgcccaaaaaaaaacaacccatGGCTCGCAATCCCTTCAAGTTCGGCACCGACCTCTGGGATCCGTCCCATCGGTTCGAAACCTCGTGGATTCTATCTCCCTGGGCCCTCTTCTTTTGCCGCGCGCTCATTGTAAGTTAAGTTCCCACGTTTTCCCCAGCATTTTCCCCACGAAAATCTACAGCTTCCATCCCGGACACGCATGGATCAAACTGACTCGCAATTCCACTTCGATTTAATAGTCCCTCTACGCCTTCACAaccctcatcttcgtcctcgccTACCAGTGCATCAACTCACCCAACCACTGCGGCGCCTCCCAAGCCCAATTCAGCTACTTCACCTCGCTCACCTACTGGGGCATAGCCTTTTACTTTTTGTTCGCCGCCATCCACACCTTCACCTACGCCCGCACCGGCCGCCCCTTGCTCGACCGCTTCCCTCGATTCTTGCAGGCGCTCCACTCGGCCTTTTACACCACCATTGTCGTCTACCCTTTTGTCGTCACTATTGTCTACTGGGCCCGTTTGTTCGACGGCCGTTGGTACAAACTCGCCTATGAAGGCTGGTCCAACATCTCGCAGCACGCGCTGAACAGCGTGTTTGCCTTTTTTGAGATTGTCATCCCGAGAACCGACACCCCGCCGCCGTTGCACATCCTGTGGCTGATTTTTGTGCTGGCGCTGTATCTGGCGCTGGCCTATGTGACGGAGGCGACCAAGGGGTTTTACACCTATGATTTCTTGGACCCGGAGAAGcagaaggggtgggtggcgGTGTATGTCTTTGGGATCGCGATTGGGTGTGTGATTTTGTTTGGGGTTGCTTGGGGGTTGATCAGGCTGAGAAAATGGGTTGCTGAGACGAAActggggatggagggcaAGTTTgcgggggtgaagagggagaaggggttggtggagagggagattggggggaaggaggctATTGCTTTGAGGGAGGATGTGTAATCTTGGAGGTATGGTTACCTAGGCTAGAAAAAGGGTTTCTAGCTATCCTTTCATGTCTCTCTTATTGGCTGGTCTGGGAACGGGGGTTGTTTGGTCGTTATCGGTCTCTTTCTCCATCATTGAAGGCGTTTTGATTGTTACTGCGTGTGTGATGGTATGGGGAAGGAAAACGGGAGATACCCTCTTTTGTGTGTTGCATATATGTGTATGATCCCTGGGTGGACATGAGTTAGATATCAATGTGTGGTAATTTATTTACGACAGGAAtgagttgttgttggtgaggacTGCAGCCTTGTCATATGTTTGTGATGTGCTCGGAGGGGGTGTGAGTACAGCATGTGGCTGGCGAGCACTtgcacagcaacaacaagggTGGGCAAGACATTGATATTTCTCGGAACCAATTTCCGACGCCGTTACGGTGTAACGAGCAGGCTGGCTGTTGTGTACGTGCATGACGTGGGTAAGTGCCGGGCTTGACTTGACCGAGCACCCGGGGCAAACTTGTTCTCTTTGTACGATATCACAAGGTCGTAGTTTCCCACGCTCGGTGAGCATTCAAACTGGCACCTGTCCAAGTCAAATATGTCAATATCTTACAGCCTCCAATTCAAGACCAGCTTTGTATACACAAACCAAAACCTCATCCGGGAATTACAACAACGCTATACTTTTGAACGACCCACCCCCTTGTGACGCGTCCTCAATCAACACTTCAAGTTGATCCCCCGTCTCAGCTCCCCCTGCCTAATCTCAAACATGACCTGTATCCCCACAAACAGCGCCGTACACGCCGTGACCAAAAACACCAGTCCTATATCTTTTGTCAGCATCCCATTTCCCCATCATAACGTGTGTCACATACCAGAATAATCCCTAAAAACCCCACTGATAATCGCCTTGAGCCCATcctacacacacacacacacacacatcagTTAGCATCCCCTCTATCATCCCAAACAAAATCACAACAAAGTactcaccaacccaaccgcaAACCCCACCAAATTCGCCgaaatcatcatcagcacattgcccaccccccccaacccacaaaGCCACCTATAAGTCCTCTCCCTTCCTTTAAAATCTTCCTTCCTCACCAGCAGTCCCGCCACAATCTCCGGTATaaaaaacaacaccaccaaccacccccaaatcaGCAAATTCAGCTTGATGTCATGCCACAGCGCCACAAACGTAAAAACAACCAAATACGTCACCACCGTCCTCACCCCCTGCCCCAAAGACCTGAAGCTTGACCCCCCCAGCGGAATATAAATATACCGCAGCAGCCACCGATAATAACTCCTATGCCACCCCCGCCAAAACGACAAGGCCGAGTAATTATTCGACATGCACCTCAGCATGTTCTCCGGTGGATCAATCCCATCAACCAACGACCAGAGTCGAAAGAATCTCCagggaaggaggagcttAAGCCAGACGATGTGCAGGTTGAAGTATGACAACAGAGAGATCTGAGCGGGCGTGTAAGTCGACCATTCAGGGCGTGACTTGCTTATCGCGCCGACATAGTCGTAGTGAAGCACCAGCTCCATGCagagcagcaccagcagaaACCGAACCGCATACTTCCACGTTCGTGCCGAAGAAATCGTCGCTGATCGGTACCGCGACTGCGAGATGTAATCGTTGAACGTAATAATCGGACCAGTCAGATACAGCGGCGCATAAACCGCATACCCGACATAGTTCCTGAAGCTGTAATCACCCTTTTGAGCCGGCAGGGCAATCCGGTCTCGCTCAGAGAGGTTGGACAGGTCGAGGTTCTTCTTCTTATGCGTGTCAGCATCTCTCTAACAGGGTCAACACAACGAACAAAACAtacctcaaccaccccccccgcCGTAATCCTACCATCCAAACTCCAGTAATAATCCAAACTAAAACTAACCAGCCTCAAAACCGTGATATTAAACAAaatctcccacctccccatcaaccccccaaacccatccatccactcccccaacctcaccaccgccggcaggTCAACAACCATATTCTTCCTGTCAATCCCCAACGTGCCCGTCACCAGTCGGGCAACATACCCAAACCTATACCCTGAACAAACCTCATTTGCAAACAAGGTACATATATTAAAAACCCACGTCCCAACCGGCACATACCTCCGCGGCAACCCCTTCGCAATCGCATAATTCCCCGCCAGTATCACCAACACCTTGATCGCCGAGAAACCATgcaaaatcaccaaaaaaaccaGCGCAAACACAAAATCAAACGATGTCCGCTGACGAAACCGCATTTCCACCCCTTCGGCACTGTTTTCTTTTACGTCACCCCTTGTGGTGACCATGTTGTACACTCTCCTGAGTAAAGGGTGGAAAAGTAACAATGCAGCCATGGCGGGGAGGTTCCGCCTGAATGTTCTGTATTGGGCGTCTGAATTGTCGATTTTGCGGCCTGGGATCCAGCCTTCTGACAGAAAACGCTCGAACTTGGGGTAGCGGGGGTCTGAGGGGCGGGAGACGGAGTAGGCGACGTAGAACATGGAGgggacggcgaggaggaagacgaggtaGTAGAGGTAGAATTCGGGGGTTTTCCACTTGGGGGGTGAGGCTCCattggtggggggtttgggggaggttgagtcCCGTCGTTTATCGGGGGAACGGGCTTCGAGGGGGCGGTAGGGGACGcccgagggggtggtgaagcgggtgtcgagggtgtcgagggtGTAGATGTTTCGGAGGAGGGCCAGCGGGCCGGTGCCGCTGCCGGTGCCGCCGTTCGGCGCCATGGTTGCGGTCACGGTTGAAGGGGATCgtttgttgtcgtcgagtggtgatgggggatggaggtggtggttataTCATTTCCGCCCTTTGATTCGGAATCTCAAAGGTGTAAAATGCCAATGGCAACTAAAGTAAACGACTGtgctgaagaagattgatggatttttcaaaagaaaaaagagtgGCTGTAGTCGGTTAAGGTAAAAAGTGTCGAGAAATGGTGGTCAGAAAGGACATTCGTCTCGAGTTGCCCGGCTCCGTGTCTGTTCACAGGGGCGCGGTTGATGGTGTCAGCTGGAGCCCGCCAACGGTGGAACCGCGGTCCAGCCGTTGTGTTACGGTTTGTGGGGTCGGTTGCCGCCGGCTATGTTGAGCTGGGGGCGCACTGACCACTTTTTGACCCCTTTCTTGATgttgcccctgagccccttttttgttttggtgatggtgaggttgttaTGGAACAGGCGGcgcgaaaaagaaaaaaaaagaaaaaaaaggtgaaAATATCTGGGAtattttggtgttttggacTGTTTGGTCGGGGAAAATGTTTTtggtcggtgttggtgggcaAATGTTGCGATGTTTTGAAATGGGCAGCTGTGGAAGTGGATGTATGGGTCGGAGTGGTGAATAACTTCAAGCTGGGATTTGTTATTTTGTTGGTTATTTGGGATATAAAGTTGAGCACCCAAAAGTGTTTAGTGTTGGAAGGTGCATGAGCTGGCTTTGCTACACCTGAAGCCCAGGAAGTGAGCGCCCCAAGCAGTGCAAGAGCATGTGTGAAAGTTGAAGCGGCAGTATATAACCTCGGTTTACTGAGTCAACAATTGCTCCTCGTGTCTGATTCACAATCATATCGCACGATGGCCGATGGCCATGTGGTCTTCGACGTGATCGTGAACCAGATACGAGGAGTGTTTTGCTTGGAATCTCACCTCAAACCGTGGGGAGTTCCAGCGCAGACtcgtttcttcttctttttctgcaTCAGTATCATGACAGGCGTATGCCAAAGAAAGAGCACGAAGGATACAGTCCCCTATCTCAAACAAGAAGGTATTCTCTGCATAGGGTTAAAAGGCGCAGTTGTTTACGACGACGCATCTTTTAACCCCATGCAGAGAATGTTTTGCTCTTCCCACCAGAACCCCAATGTCTAGTCGATGGGTTCGAAACGTCGACCGATCATCATCTGTCCATTTTTATGCCCTCGAGTCTTTGCTTCGGGCTTAAGAgcacccccgcccccccataTAGCCTTCGTTTCCTGCCCAATTACTATCATTCCTTGCATTTGGTTTATGGCCAAGTAGCACGACCAAATGCCGGGGTGTGTTTTTTGTCGATTTTGAAGACTGCTCTGCTAATCCGATCGTGTTCAAACGTTCGCTGAGCGCTGTTCCTTTTTTCCTCCACACAGTCCGGACATACTCCCACATCTTTATTATGCACCAGCACAGTTAGGTATCGTTAGTCACATCAGCTCCTTTTCCTGCACCTCAAAGCCACCAACAATCACCTACTCCACCCCCACAGCAACAAGGCCTTTCAACCAAATAATTTCATTCATTCTTCCCTTCATATACTCATCAATCATACTATTTACACCACCccgtctccccatccctctACGCCCCCATAACCCCATaactcctcaccctcgaaaagaaaaaaggctTATCATTCCTCAGCGTAAACTCAGCCCAATCATCCGTCAGCCTATTCCAGCTAtaaaaccccctccaagccaATTTATTATTCctcgcccccttccccgcacTCTTCAGCGTCAGATCCAACCTGTACACATACTTACTCACCCCCTCCGtctccaccatcacatccccttcaacctcgctCAGACTAGCCCCCGGGTTATcccccgccctcgccaacctccacctcccctttaGCGCTGACTCCATCACATGCCCCGAATGGTGGGAGGCATAAGTCTCACGGGTAAGGTGGTGAACCACATCGTTTGGTTCCGCTGTAGTCAACAGTGACAAACAAGTCCCGTCCCGGAAAAATCGTAGGTACCGGTAGTACGTCACGACATGAATCGGTGCCCCCCAAGTGATACTGTTCGAATTAGCCATCCCGCTCCGGACGTAGTTCACAGTGCTGATATAACACCCATtaaacctcaacctcggacGAAGACGGAACATCCGTTGCCAACTCGACCCGTAAAGGCTGTTGAAAAACGCCAGCGTATTGGCTGTCGATTCATcagccaacctctccgcccgTTTCTCCAGGTCAAAAACTGGCACAACAAAACCATCTTCTTGTTCAGTCTCCGTTGGCGAAGTCGCACCGCTGCTCTGCGTAAACGCCTccgcagcagccgcctcctCAGCCGCCTCCCGCTCGagatcctcctcggcaagcgGCTCCCAAGTGATCTGCCTCTGCCAGTGGTAGTGcatccccccaaaaccaaactccacccccaaacaaatCCGCCGCCATATCCTATCCTCCGTCACGACCAAAAACGCAAGCCGCTTGCATACCTGCGCAAGACGAACAAAGTCACCCACATCTGCGACAGCAACGTCACGGAGGATGTGGACAAGTATCTCATCAGGCAGGTTCGAAATCGGGCAGGGAGGCTGAGGCATGCCCTCGATTTCTGGCGGCACCGGCTCAATAGTCAAACCCGCAAAACTGGCGATGAGCTCCTTCATAGTCTGAGGCTGGTCGGCTTTTGCATCCCCCGGTGCCGCAGCCGTAGAGGAATCCCCCGACTTTGGTGCTGCCATCTTTTGGGGAAATTTCGCCCTGGGGAAGTGCTTCGCTTTGTAGTTTTGATCGACTTGGTCGTCCATCTGAATGTTGGGTCAGCAGTCAGTTCCAGTTAGAATATAGGGGGAGCAAGACATACCCTAAACGCCTTTCTATACAGCCTCAAACTATCCCCCAGAttccccgccgcctcccttTCCACAGCCTTCTCATAATGCTCGAGAGCGGTGATTGGCTCCTTCTTAGTGGGCACAGCGGCAACTCCTGTAATTGTGGCCGGCTGTCCGGGTTCATCAAACACCTTTGTAGGTACATAATCCTCCTCATACTCCTTGGCGATCGGCTTCTTCGTAGGAGGCGGCTTCCTCGACCCCGTCGATGGTCCAGCCGTAGTATGTTGATCCTGACGGGGGCGGTGTGACTGCTGATGTCTAGCCCTGACCTCAGCCCTCCACTGCTCCCTAAACGACTCAAGATCAGGGTTTGTCTCTGAAGATTCCATTTTGTTCAACAAATGTGATGATGAGTGAGACTTGCAAATGCCGAGAGGTCCGTCCGTGTGGCGATTGTGATGTCGACGACTTGGTCGGTTGAATTGAGGAAAATGCAACCGGAAGAGAATCCAGTCTTGTAATATAATAGGTAACTCAAACTAAAGACGGGCTCGTTCACCGCAAAATAATTCAGTCATCAATTCAACGAAAGCGGTGATGTGCATATttacgaggaggaggttgtgtcATTCGGCGAGCGGATGGGGATAAGAGTTCCGGCCGGCGCGATAAGCAAGCTTGGGCCACCCACTGAAGATCGGAGTTAACACGCACTGTGACGTTCTGCCAAGCCTCCCGAGTTCTTTTGCGTCTTTGAATATCTTCAAAACAATGTCGCGGCTTTTGAAGAGCATGATGGCTGTTTTCCACATAAACCATCACATATGACCATAGTCAGGTGCGGAGACATTCATTACTCATCATAAGTGACACAACCAGACAGCACCCTGCAGCCTTCTCTCCGAGTGTGACTCTTATATCTCGGAGGacaaaaggcaaaggcaCCCATGTGCTCTCCAGCATGCGCCCGCCGCACCGAGTAAGCAAGTAGGTAAGTTGGTTGGAAGATCACACGTCAAGATAGACTGTCCAATGAACGCCAGGCAAAATGAACTAACCCTGAATCGCACGGCTCTCACAGGAAAAGAATTCGCTTCACCTTTTGCTAACACAGCTTCAGTAGCCCCTATTTACCCCTGAGCCAGATTCGTGTACAAGATTGTCCATCGACACTAAGCCAACCAATCATACAGATCCTGAAGGTAACCTTGGCTTACGGAGAGCCTCGTGATCCCCTTGGAATTTGTTGTGTTTGGGAAACAATTGCTGTCAGAGGGTGATCAGAATGGCATCGACTTTTGCCTCAACGCGGCGCCTCCGACCCCCGTCGGCAGGTGCTTCTACCGGCACCTCACGCACTTGCTTGTCAACGAATTGGAAGCGGCCATCATGTCGGGCCGGGATAGGGACGAGGTCAACCAAGACAGCTGGTTGACTATCGCACACGAGTTTCTAGACCGTGGCGTGAAGAATGTGGTCATCACGCTGGCCGCCAAGGGCGCGTTCTACGCCAATGCCGATGGCAGAGCTCACTGCCCTGCGTATGACGTTGTCGTCAAGGACACTACCGGAGCAGGGTCAAGCTGGAACCCTTACAGGCACTGAGCTGCCTCCAGTTGTTCTGTACGAGCGCTAATAGGAACAGGGATACCTTTACCGGGGCTTGTTCCTCAGACTACCTACGCCAAAAGGCCAAAGGGACTTGGGACATCAGAAGCGCTGTCGTTCGTGCAAACAAAGCTGCGGCAATGACCATCATGAATGTCGGAGCGCAGGATGGCATCCCGTGGTCGGACGAGATAGATAGATTTGATGCTCCTCACAGTGAGGCTTCTATTTGAGCGGGCAACAGACCAGAGCCGAGTGGTGCAAAAGTGAATGAGGGAGAAACCGGGGACCAGAAACCGTTCAAAATATAGTTGGATGAATCCTTCAGTTATTTCAGCTTCTGGACTTGGATTTTGCTAGAGCTCCCCCATTATTTGCTCAATAACCTCTGCAGCACGCCGCTGTGTCCTCAAATCCTGCCAGTCCTTCCACGGGCGCACCGGGTGTACAAAGTCGTAGCCATCCCTCCGCTCCGCCACCTTCCGGAAAACGGCCTGCATCCCTTGTTTTACGGCAAGGAGGTGCCGGATTTCCACACATCCTTGCCTTTCCACTTGCAGGGAACGGCGACGCCTAGCGTGGCAAAGTTTTTCTCCGTTGTGTGACGGTTGCGGTATCCATCTTGAGCTCACAGGAGAGCTAGTTTCTTTGTTCAACATCGCCcctttcaacaacagcatcaaaCAACAGCATCAAACAACAGCAGAAATGTCTGGAGAATCCAACTTGAGAATAACCAGTCAAACGTACACCTACTCGTTCTTCATGGGAATAGCATGCTTCACAGCACATATCGGACATTTTAAGTAAGACCAAGAAACCAAGACTGTGACAAGCATCCTGTAACCGCATCTTAGAAGTATATTCTCCTCATCTTTGAATGCCGAGCTAGTACTCAGATGGGTGACCACTGTGGAATCCTCAGTGTTGTGtgtttttgttcttttttgctttctATCTTCTCTTCCATATAAACCTGATATTAGGGAGGTGAGAGAAGTAAACCTGAGATGGACCTCTTTTGCTTGCTACAGTCAGCAATTGCAACACAGCCTTCAGCCAGAAATATGAACTTGACAATGCCTATTGTACATAGAAAAATCCAGaaagcagaagaaaaaagtatACGGTCATAAAGGGAATCTATAGAGCAAGGCTTTTAGGTACTTTTATCGTGATTTCAAAACTACCAACACCACACGCCATGCCGATCCCGTTAGCTCATTGATTATTTCACTTTGAAAACAACAGTCTCAAAGGCTAagctccttcatcttctcctccaaccattGTTGAGCCTTGGTGACGGCCTCATCAAGCTTCTCAGGGTTGGAACCAGCACCCTGGCGACTGGGCTCCTTACCGCCCGTCTTACCGCCAATCTACTCGATCTCATTAGCTTTCGTCTTTTGTTGGTCATTTATATTCGGGGCAAACTCACAATCTCGGTAACAGCAGCAGTCCACTGCTCAGCGGTAACACCCTTCAAGTCGGTACCGACATAAACACCATGTACGACGGCCTCATCCTTGCTCCCAGCAAACAGATACACActcttggccttgtccttACTCTTGTAGTAAGTCATCACCTCAGAGATGGCCTTGGCGTTGGCAGAGATGGGCAAGTGCCCAACGAACGCCTTGGCGTCCTTGTTCTTCTCATCGGCAAAGAACTTTTGAACGGTAGACAGAGCAGTCCCGCTCTCAGCCTTTTgcctcttcttttgctcgtCAAGGACTGACTTCTGAATGGTGGAAAACTTCTTACGCAACTCTTCCTTGGTCAAGACGGAGATGACGAGAGCATCGAGATCGACGGACGCAGCCTTGACCAACGAAACCTTCTCGGGGCCAAACTCCAAGGCAGCGATGTGATCGAGTCTGTCGCTGAAGTCCTTGGCATCTTGCTGAGCCTGGTGGGCACCGGCGCCCGTGTAGGCGACGATACGTCTGATACCCTTGGCAATACCGCTTTCCTCAACAATGATCAGGTCCTTGATGAGGCCAGTGGCGTCAACGTGAGTACCACCGCAGAACTCAACGCTGAACTGGCGCCACTCAGGGTTCTTGGGGTCCTTGAGCATCTCCTCAACAGAGGCACCGACGGACACCACTCTGACAGGGTCAGGGTACGTCTCACCAAAGACGGCACGAAGGCCGTTGATTTCTCTAGCCTCGGCCAGGGCAACATCCTTGGCGTACACCTTGAGGTTCTTGCGGATATCGGCGTTGGAGAGCTCCTCAATGCGCTTGATCTCGGGCAGTGTCACCTGCGTCTTGTGGCTGAAGTCGAAGCGCAGCTTGTCCTGATCGACGAGTGAGCCGGCCTGGTTGACCGTATCGCCGAGCACTTCTCTCAGGGCATGGTTGAGGACGTGAGTGCCggtgtggttgttgcggATGGGTTGGCGACGGAGCTCGTCAAATTCGCACTTGACGACATCACCAGCCTTCAAGTTGCCGTACTCGAGGAAACCGGAGTGAACGACGTAACCACCGAATTCTTGAGTATCGAGGACCTTGAACTCAGCTTCATCGTCAATGATGATCCGACCAGTGTCGGCAACCTGACCACCGGATTCAGCGTAGAAGTTGGTCTtgtcgaggatgatgccCAGGGGCGTCTTTGGTGGCACATCCTTGCTATTCTCGATAAATTCGGAACCGTTGAAGATGAGCTGGATTTTACCTTCGCTGCTCTGCGCAGAGTATTTTGCCTCCGAGTCCGTCCGGGGGATGTTCCGGTCATTCTCCAACTCGGAAATGTGATGAACCGTGAGCTTGGGAAAGGTGGTGACGGCTTCCTTGACCGCCTTGGAAGCCTCGCGAGCCTTCTCCTGGGcaaccttgacctcctcttcgtcgatGGTAAGGCCGCGCTCCTCGGCCATCAACTTAGTGAGATCCACTGGGAAACCAAAGGTATCGTACAGACGCCAAACATCGGCACCGGAAAGCTTCTTCTCGCCAGCCTTGGTCGCAGCAGCGGCATACTTCTCAAACATGGCCTCACCACGGTCGAGGGTAACAGCGaaagcaacctcctcctcatcaaggaTTTCTTTGATatcggcctccttcttcttgagctcggGAAATTGCTCGCCCATCTGTTCGACCAAAGCAGGAAGAATctgggagaagaaagaaccAATGTTGGCATTGAGGTACTTCCTGGCGTAGCGGACACCTCTGCGGAGAACACGGCGAACGACGTAACCGCGGCCGATGTTGCCGGGAACAGCACCATCAgcgatggagaaggagaggagacgAATGTGGTCGGCAACAACACGGAGCGCGGTATCGACACCATCGACGTCGTCCTTGCCGTACTTGTCGCTGTATGGGCGGGAACCGCTGACTTCGACGATCTTGGCGAACAGAGGGGCGAAAACATCGGTATCATAGTTGGAAGACTTGTGCTGGAGGGCAGATACCAGACGCTCAAAACCCATACCGGTATCAATGTGCTTTGCGGGAAGAGGCTTGAGGCTCCTGTCCTTTTGCCTGTCGTATTGCATGAAGACGTTGTTCCAGATCTCTACCACGAGAGGGTCGTCCTGGTTGACGAGATGCGCAGCATTTCGCCCACCAACCTTGTCGTAATGAACCTCAGAGCACGGCCCGCATGGCCCTTGGTCGCCCATTTCCCAGAAATTGTCCTTCATGTTGCCGGGAAGGATGTGGTCCTCTGGTACTCCTTGGTCGAGCCAGAGCTGCTTGGCCTCGAGATCTGGGTCCAGGCCCATGGCTTCGTTGCCCTCGAAGTAGGTCACATAGAGGCGATTAGGGTCGAGACCGTACACCTTGGTGAGCAACTCCCATGTCCACCCAATAGCCTCCCTCTTGAAGTAGTCGCCAAACGACCAGTTGCCAAGCATCTCGAAGAAGGTGTGATGGTAGGAATCCTTGCCTACATCGTCAAGGTCGTTGTGCTTTCCACCGGCACGGATGCACTTTTGTGTGTCGGCAGCACGCTTGAGCGCAGCCATGGGCTCAGTCTTGCCTACTGTTCCCAGGAACAGAGGCTTGAACTGGGCCATGCCCGAGTTGATGAAGAGCAGTGTCGGGTCATTGTGAGGCACGACCGACGACGATGGGACTGAGGTGTGAGGTTAGCACAGGCTGTTGTAGAAGAGAAGCTAGACTAGATTGAAGCGCATAGCTGGTGCGAATACATGGCTCGAAGGATGATTTTTTTGCAAAAGTGTGTGGCGATatcaaccccaccaaggTCAACTTGATCTTGGTGGTTATGATAAGACTGATGAGGCTTGTTGGACCACTGCTACAATCATTGTGATTGTTTTCTGCGAGACATGCAACTCTCTTTGAGCAGAGAAATAGAGAAATATCCAGCTTTGAATAAGGGCCTCTTTGCTGTGGTCATCCTTCGGCCTGTGTAACCAGCAGCCAGCATATTTCGATACAGCGTGCATGGAGGGGTAATAGTGTATCGATATCACATACCGATGGTGTGGCCCCGCTCTTCAAAGAACTTCAAAAACGTCTCCCGGACGCGGGGGCCTGTCCACTGGGGTTCCGTCATGGTGTGGTGTAGGCGTTTGAGGTGCGAAGGGAGATGATGACGGGTTCGATAGTAATCCAACAAGGCAGAGGCAGCGTAGTAGGAAGCCGGGGCTGCAGTCcggagggcggaggtgggTGCTCGAAAGTTCGAGagtgttgaagatggcggggTCAAACGGGTTTTGTGGTGGAAGGTTCGCGAGCAATGACTCAAATTCACCACAAAAGCCGATTGATAGCGCGTGCCGCCCCAGCTCCTGGACCGCTCGCGGCAAGACCACCGTAACCACAAGGCCTTCTCCATCCGTCCTTTTCTTACaaccttcctctctctctttctctctctctctctctaaAACCTCTTCGCGATATCGGCCTTTTCCCTTTATCTCGAACCAGTCCCAATCAATCTCCCAATCTCCTGTCCTAAAGTTCCCGAATCCCACCTTGATTGGCGCGCATTCCGACACCTCACCTAAGGCAATTGGCGAAACAGAGTTacagggaagagggagaaatAAATGCTGGCAAACCCTGCGCCGCGACtggccacccaccaccatatcatggagatggggagctTCCCACCCGCTGTGGGCATGGACCACCACTATCAACATGGATACCTCAATCACAACCCTttccaacagcaacaagttcagcttcaacaacaaccacaaccacaaccacaaccaccgacATCTCGCCTCTCCCGTAAGCGCAAACCAGATGCCCC from Podospora pseudoanserina strain CBS 124.78 chromosome 1, whole genome shotgun sequence includes:
- the ALA1 gene encoding Alanine--tRNA ligase (BUSCO:EOG09260HPO; COG:J; EggNog:ENOG503NUR8) → MEKALWLRWSCRERSRSWGGTRYQSAFVVNLSHCSRTFHHKTRLTPPSSTLSNFRAPTSALRTAAPASYYAASALLDYYRTRHHLPSHLKRLHHTMTEPQWTGPRVRETFLKFFEERGHTIVPSSSVVPHNDPTLLFINSGMAQFKPLFLGTVGKTEPMAALKRAADTQKCIRAGGKHNDLDDVGKDSYHHTFFEMLGNWSFGDYFKREAIGWTWELLTKVYGLDPNRLYVTYFEGNEAMGLDPDLEAKQLWLDQGVPEDHILPGNMKDNFWEMGDQGPCGPCSEVHYDKVGGRNAAHLVNQDDPLVVEIWNNVFMQYDRQKDRSLKPLPAKHIDTGMGFERLVSALQHKSSNYDTDVFAPLFAKIVEVSGSRPYSDKYGKDDVDGVDTALRVVADHIRLLSFSIADGAVPGNIGRGYVVRRVLRRGVRYARKYLNANIGSFFSQILPALVEQMGEQFPELKKKEADIKEILDEEEVAFAVTLDRGEAMFEKYAAAATKAGEKKLSGADVWRLYDTFGFPVDLTKLMAEERGLTIDEEEVKVAQEKAREASKAVKEAVTTFPKLTVHHISELENDRNIPRTDSEAKYSAQSSEGKIQLIFNGSEFIENSKDVPPKTPLGIILDKTNFYAESGGQVADTGRIIIDDEAEFKVLDTQEFGGYVVHSGFLEYGNLKAGDVVKCEFDELRRQPIRNNHTGTHVLNHALREVLGDTVNQAGSLVDQDKLRFDFSHKTQVTLPEIKRIEELSNADIRKNLKVYAKDVALAEAREINGLRAVFGETYPDPVRVVSVGASVEEMLKDPKNPEWRQFSVEFCGGTHVDATGLIKDLIIVEESGIAKGIRRIVAYTGAGAHQAQQDAKDFSDRLDHIAALEFGPEKVSLVKAASVDLDALVISVLTKEELRKKFSTIQKSVLDEQKKRQKAESGTALSTVQKFFADEKNKDAKAFVGHLPISANAKAISEVMTYYKSKDKAKSVYLFAGSKDEAVVHGVYVGTDLKGVTAEQWTAAVTEIIGGKTGGKEPSRQGAGSNPEKLDEAVTKAQQWLEEKMKELSL